From a single Aerosakkonema funiforme FACHB-1375 genomic region:
- a CDS encoding AAA-like domain-containing protein: MICSRDRENNFLTAENLELPGSPISLNSRFYIERPPTEALVYTEISKPGSLIRIRAPRKMGKSSLMLRLLNQAATLGYCTATIDFQQAETAIFESSDKFLRWMCSNLARQLKLAPSLDEYWDEGMGSKVSCTIYLEGYLLGQINAPLVLALNEVNRLFEYPDIAQDFFSLLRFWHEQARTVEVWQQLRLVLVHSTEIYASLSINQSPFNVGLTLKLQEFTDEQAQDLSQRFQLNLSKNQIQQLTKMVGGHPYLVHMAFYNLCCYKGTLEKLLQEAPTYTGIYSDHLRNLWLTVEKQSELAAALQEVIETEASIELEPLISYQLERLGLIKLEGNNCIVSCDLYRLYFRQLNLANKNKTVLRIEELQQENQKLQSLMYLDTVTQVANRLKFDWEFISKFYKAQKLQRMIAKNIQN; encoded by the coding sequence ATGATATGTAGTCGCGATCGAGAAAACAACTTCCTGACGGCGGAAAACCTTGAGCTTCCCGGTAGCCCCATATCGCTTAATTCGAGATTTTATATTGAGCGGCCTCCCACTGAAGCTCTCGTCTATACAGAAATATCCAAGCCTGGTAGTTTAATCCGCATTCGAGCGCCTAGAAAAATGGGGAAAAGTTCCCTAATGCTGCGCCTGCTTAACCAAGCTGCCACTTTAGGCTACTGTACAGCCACAATCGATTTTCAGCAGGCTGAAACCGCGATTTTTGAGAGTTCCGACAAATTCTTGCGCTGGATGTGCAGTAACCTGGCACGGCAGTTAAAACTAGCACCCAGCCTGGATGAGTACTGGGACGAAGGTATGGGTAGCAAAGTCAGCTGCACCATTTATTTGGAAGGATATTTGTTAGGACAAATTAATGCTCCGTTAGTGTTAGCGCTTAATGAAGTCAATCGGCTATTTGAATACCCGGATATTGCCCAAGATTTTTTTTCACTCTTGCGCTTTTGGCACGAACAAGCTAGAACAGTAGAAGTTTGGCAGCAACTTCGATTAGTTTTAGTACATTCCACAGAAATATATGCTTCTTTAAGCATTAATCAATCACCATTTAATGTAGGATTAACTCTAAAATTACAAGAATTTACAGATGAGCAAGCTCAAGATTTATCACAACGCTTCCAACTAAATTTGAGCAAAAATCAAATTCAGCAATTAACCAAGATGGTGGGAGGACATCCCTATTTAGTGCATATGGCTTTTTATAATCTTTGTTGTTATAAAGGCACGTTAGAAAAGTTGTTGCAAGAAGCTCCTACTTACACTGGTATTTATAGCGATCATTTACGAAACCTCTGGTTGACAGTAGAAAAACAATCGGAATTGGCAGCAGCACTGCAAGAGGTCATCGAAACCGAAGCTAGTATTGAATTAGAGCCTTTGATTTCCTATCAGTTAGAGCGACTGGGCTTAATTAAGTTGGAGGGCAATAATTGTATTGTATCCTGCGATTTATATCGGCTTTATTTTCGGCAATTAAATTTAGCAAACAAAAATAAAACCGTACTTAGGATCGAAGAATTGCAACAAGAAAATCAAAAGTTACAAAGTTTAATGTATCTAGATACTGTGACTCAGGTTGCCAATCGCCTTAAGTTCGATTGGGAATTTATCAGCAAATTTTACAAGGCACAGAAGTTACAGCGAATGATAGCCAAGAACATACAGAATTAA
- the purE gene encoding 5-(carboxyamino)imidazole ribonucleotide mutase, whose translation MTQPLVGIIMGSDSDLPTMQAAIAVCEEFGVPCEVAIVSAHRTPDRMVEYAKSAHQRGIKVIIAGAGGAAHLPGMVASLTPLPVIGVPVASRHLQGVDSLYSIVQMPAGIPVATVAIGNAKNAGLLAVQILASHQSELLEKVQQYRQSLAESVLQKQAQLDEIGYKQYLDKMP comes from the coding sequence ATGACTCAACCATTAGTAGGTATTATTATGGGTAGCGATTCCGATTTGCCCACCATGCAGGCAGCGATCGCAGTTTGCGAAGAATTCGGTGTCCCCTGCGAAGTCGCGATCGTCTCTGCCCACCGCACGCCCGATCGCATGGTAGAATACGCCAAAAGCGCTCACCAGCGAGGCATCAAAGTGATTATCGCCGGTGCGGGCGGTGCGGCACACCTACCCGGTATGGTTGCTTCCCTGACACCCTTACCCGTGATTGGCGTACCTGTCGCCAGTCGCCACTTGCAAGGTGTGGATTCCCTATATTCGATCGTACAAATGCCAGCCGGAATTCCCGTCGCAACAGTTGCGATCGGTAACGCCAAAAACGCGGGACTTTTAGCAGTACAAATCTTAGCTAGCCATCAGTCAGAATTGCTAGAAAAAGTTCAGCAATATCGTCAAAGTCTAGCAGAATCGGTATTACAAAAACAAGCGCAACTAGATGAAATAGGCTACAAGCAGTATTTGGATAAAATGCCTTAA
- the nagA gene encoding N-acetylglucosamine-6-phosphate deacetylase → MDIINARVPEYKALQQISIDADGIIQEISPMYLVGKPSPDKQVIDVAGEWVSLGGVDLQINGALGLAFPDLNADNQDKLPEICQFLWERGVDAFLPTLVTTSVENIQRSLSIFADFVIRQPQNKPTAKILGVHLEGPFLNPEKRGAHPAEYLLPLTIDNVKQVLGDYADIVKVITLAPELDATAEVIPYLLSWGITVSLGHSQATSTQAEQAFKLGATMVTHAFNAMPSLHHREPGLLGSAIANPNVMCGLIGDGQHVDPTMMKVLLKASSYAKGIFLVSDALAPLGLPDGIYPWDTREIEVKNGTARLLNGTLSGTTLPLLVGVQNLVKWGICDAEEAIALATVAPREAIGINGIIGKPASQLLHWQMTQAEGNGEAILTWKRIFPSCEDV, encoded by the coding sequence ATGGATATTATCAACGCTAGAGTACCCGAATATAAAGCTTTACAACAAATATCAATTGATGCGGACGGCATCATTCAAGAAATTTCGCCCATGTACCTTGTTGGCAAACCGTCACCGGATAAGCAAGTTATCGACGTAGCGGGCGAGTGGGTTTCGCTGGGTGGTGTCGATTTGCAAATAAATGGGGCGCTAGGCTTGGCATTTCCAGATTTGAATGCAGATAATCAGGACAAATTGCCAGAAATTTGTCAATTTCTCTGGGAGCGGGGCGTTGACGCTTTTTTGCCTACCCTTGTGACAACTTCAGTAGAAAACATTCAGCGAAGTTTATCTATTTTTGCCGATTTTGTGATAAGGCAACCCCAAAATAAACCTACAGCTAAAATTTTGGGAGTACACTTGGAAGGGCCATTTTTGAATCCTGAAAAACGAGGGGCGCATCCAGCCGAGTACTTATTGCCGCTGACAATTGATAATGTAAAACAAGTTTTGGGAGATTACGCAGATATAGTCAAAGTAATCACTCTCGCACCAGAATTAGATGCAACCGCAGAAGTAATTCCATATTTGCTTTCCTGGGGAATTACTGTTAGTTTAGGGCATTCGCAAGCTACATCTACCCAAGCGGAACAGGCATTTAAATTAGGCGCTACGATGGTGACTCATGCCTTTAATGCTATGCCCAGTTTACATCATCGCGAACCAGGTTTGTTGGGATCTGCGATCGCCAATCCGAATGTTATGTGTGGTTTGATCGGTGATGGACAGCACGTCGATCCTACGATGATGAAAGTATTGCTAAAAGCTAGCAGCTATGCGAAAGGAATTTTCTTAGTCAGCGATGCTTTAGCACCTTTGGGATTGCCGGATGGTATTTACCCGTGGGATACTCGTGAAATAGAAGTTAAAAACGGCACGGCGAGACTTTTGAATGGAACGCTTTCCGGGACAACGCTACCTTTATTGGTTGGTGTGCAGAATTTGGTGAAGTGGGGAATTTGCGACGCGGAAGAAGCGATCGCACTGGCGACAGTTGCACCCAGAGAAGCGATCGGCATTAATGGTATTATCGGTAAACCTGCGTCTCAGTTATTGCATTGGCAGATGACTCAAGCGGAAGGTAATGGCGAAGCGATACTGACATGGAAAAGAATATTTCCAAGTTGTGAAGATGTTTGA
- a CDS encoding GNAT family N-acetyltransferase: MTADRFTIRSMSLSDLELALDWAATEGWNPGINDANAFFAADPGGFLMGEIDGELISSISAVRYDDTFGFVGLYIVKPDRRGQGFGLRTWNAGLQLLGDRNVALDGVVAQVENYRKFGFQAAYRHIRYEGVGIAIAPPDNVVSLKNIPFTDILQYDRQHFPASRPAFLEQWINPPARAGYAYIKNGNLSGYGVIRECRTGFKIGPLFADDAQIAETLFQCLSSFSFGKPIFLDTPDANPQAIALAESYGMKPVFECVRMYNRGTPNIDIAHIFGVTTLELG, from the coding sequence ATGACTGCTGACAGATTTACAATTCGATCGATGAGCCTCTCTGATTTGGAACTCGCTCTCGACTGGGCAGCAACAGAGGGTTGGAATCCCGGTATTAACGATGCTAACGCCTTTTTTGCTGCCGATCCGGGGGGTTTCTTGATGGGAGAGATCGACGGGGAACTCATCAGTAGTATTTCGGCGGTACGCTACGACGATACTTTTGGTTTTGTCGGTTTGTATATTGTCAAACCCGATCGTCGGGGTCAAGGTTTTGGTTTGCGAACTTGGAATGCTGGTTTGCAGCTGTTGGGCGATCGCAACGTTGCCTTAGATGGTGTTGTAGCACAAGTGGAGAATTACCGCAAGTTTGGTTTTCAGGCAGCTTATCGTCATATTCGCTATGAAGGTGTGGGAATAGCGATCGCACCGCCTGACAATGTTGTATCTCTAAAAAATATCCCATTTACAGATATTCTGCAATACGATCGCCAACATTTTCCTGCTTCTCGTCCTGCGTTTCTAGAACAATGGATTAATCCGCCAGCGCGTGCGGGCTATGCCTATATTAAAAATGGCAATTTATCCGGTTATGGCGTAATTCGAGAATGCCGCACCGGATTTAAAATTGGCCCCCTCTTTGCCGATGATGCTCAAATCGCTGAAACTTTATTTCAATGTCTCAGCAGTTTTAGTTTCGGTAAACCCATATTTTTGGATACACCCGATGCAAATCCGCAGGCGATTGCTTTGGCTGAAAGTTATGGGATGAAGCCAGTATTTGAATGCGTGCGGATGTACAATCGCGGCACACCTAACATTGATATTGCCCATATTTTTGGAGTGACAACTTTAGAGTTAGGTTAG
- the bchM gene encoding magnesium protoporphyrin IX methyltransferase, with protein sequence MNAADDKTIVQDYFNSTGFDRWRRIYGDGEVNKVQLDIREGHQQTVATTLSWLTYDGNVSKLSICDAGCGVGSLSIPLAQDGAKVYASDISEKMVAEAKERAAAALSNTDNLTFAVQDLEALSGRYHTVICLDVLIHYPQDKAAEMIAHLASLAESRLILSFAPKTLCLSLLKKIGSFFPGASKATRAYLHREADIVEILKTCGFTVQRQDMIRTRFYFSRLLEATRKSS encoded by the coding sequence ATGAACGCAGCCGACGATAAAACCATTGTTCAGGACTACTTCAACTCTACAGGCTTTGACCGCTGGCGGCGTATTTATGGCGATGGCGAAGTCAATAAAGTCCAGCTCGATATCCGCGAGGGACATCAACAAACAGTAGCTACCACACTCAGCTGGCTGACGTATGATGGCAATGTGTCAAAGCTATCAATCTGCGACGCCGGTTGCGGGGTGGGCAGTCTCAGCATTCCTTTGGCGCAAGATGGAGCTAAAGTTTATGCTAGCGATATCTCCGAAAAAATGGTGGCAGAAGCAAAGGAAAGAGCCGCAGCTGCTTTGAGTAACACCGATAATCTCACCTTCGCCGTACAAGACTTAGAGGCGCTGAGTGGTAGATACCACACCGTCATTTGCCTCGATGTCTTGATTCACTATCCCCAAGATAAAGCAGCCGAGATGATTGCACACCTCGCTTCTTTAGCTGAGTCCCGTCTGATTCTCAGCTTTGCACCGAAAACTTTGTGTCTTAGTTTGCTTAAAAAAATTGGCAGCTTTTTCCCAGGTGCGAGTAAAGCGACTCGCGCTTACCTGCATCGCGAAGCTGATATCGTGGAAATCCTGAAAACTTGTGGTTTTACAGTGCAGCGACAAGATATGATCCGCACCCGCTTTTATTTCTCGCGGCTACTGGAAGCTACTCGTAAATCAAGTTAA
- a CDS encoding DUF423 domain-containing protein: MTNIFLSVAAILGGLSVALGAFGAHALKEKLTERSLEIFETGVRYQMYHALALLLVALLLTRAEIPQTSLIASGFAFIAGVVIFSGSLYALSLSGVKWLGAITPLGGVAFIVGWGCLAVAAFSFK; encoded by the coding sequence ATGACTAATATTTTTTTGAGCGTGGCGGCTATTTTAGGTGGATTATCTGTGGCACTGGGCGCTTTTGGAGCCCATGCTTTGAAAGAAAAATTAACAGAGCGATCGCTCGAAATTTTTGAAACAGGCGTTCGTTACCAAATGTATCACGCTTTGGCACTTTTGTTAGTGGCATTGCTGTTAACTCGCGCTGAAATACCCCAAACTTCTTTAATAGCATCTGGATTTGCTTTCATCGCTGGTGTTGTCATTTTTTCCGGTAGTTTGTACGCGCTGAGTTTGAGTGGCGTTAAATGGCTGGGAGCAATAACACCCTTGGGGGGAGTAGCTTTTATCGTGGGATGGGGTTGTTTGGCAGTTGCTGCTTTCAGCTTTAAGTAG